From the genome of Candidatus Obscuribacterales bacterium:
GCCTGAGTGTTCTGCTGCCATTGCTTCCGGCGAGGAGCCGTCGGTAACGACTGCAATGTAAGGAACATACCAAGCTAGTGCCTTCATCTGTCCTTGAGCTTGAGAGTCTTTGATGAACTCTAGTGTCATGCGATGCTTAACTCGACGATGTGTTTCACTCGTGCGATTGGCTGCTTGGAAAGTAAATCTCCACAACTCGTCGCTTGCGCAAGGTACGGCTGTTCCTTCTGGAAAATGAAAACTTGTTTGTCCCTGTGTGAGCGTCATTACGCGCGTGTTGCCACTTGTAAGTGCTCCGGGGAATAAGCTCTTGCGCATTGCCGGATCAACGTCCATGTTGAAGTGGCAGATGAATTCAGCAGTGGGCAAAACCTTTCCATTTTCGTCTATGACCTCCAACTTTACGCCTTTGAACCAGAGGAGTTCTCGCTTGGTTGAGCTGGCATCAACCAGACCGGTAACGTTTTTGGATGAGGAAATCGCGCCGCCTGCGCCATTCATGCTTGGTTCTTTTGACGAGTTCATGGCCGGAGCTTGGGTGTTGCCTTCGACAAATGTCACAGCAGATTCCGGAATGGTCACTTGTTCGGACGCCACAAGGTCGCCTAGGCGAAAATCTTGAGCCACCCAAGGACCTTCCATTGACCGATACTTTCTATGAAGATCGAATGGTCCCACCGTGACACTCATAATTTTGATGGTGCCTTCTGACGTTTTTACATCTTTAGCCGGCACCGGGTTTACGGCTGTTAGGCAGACCGTCAAAGTGAATGCGAGGATCAGGGGGAATCTCATTTAATACTTCTCTGGAAAAGTCTCTTCTTCTATTGTCCACTAAAAAGCCAATCTCGGCTGAATGGGAAGCAACCTTAAGCTTATTCTAGGGTTTTGTACTGAGGTGGTCCACGAAGGCTTTTATGGCGGCCAGGTATGTTTCACAGTCTTCTACCCCAACGTCATTGTGCCCGCAATCGGGTAATTTTATGAATCTCTTATCGGGGGTGTGGGCGCAGGCGAAGAGCAAATCGCCATTGGTTATCGGCACGAGCTTATCCTTGCTGCCGTGCAATAACAAAAGTGGTGTTTCTGACTGAGCCAACAAATCGCAGTTGTTCAAAAGCGGACGAGGCCAAATGAAATCCGGGTAGAGGAAAAAGAGCACAATGCCATTTCTGGCAACATTGGGCAATGATGCAATTCCTGATTGCAGAATAAGTCCTTGTGCTTTGCACTTGCTGTCCACATAGGTGGCTACTGCTGATCCAATTGATTCACCATAATTGATAACGATTGGACAGTCAATATGCGTCTTCGTAAAGTCAAAAGCTGTCAGCCCGTCTTCAAGAATACTGTTAAGGGATGCGGTACCAGTGCTTTTACCGTATCCTCTGTAGTCGTATAAAAGTACGGAAGCATGGGCGTTGATAAATGCTTTTGCAATTTCCAGGCGATTCAGTAAATTGCCTGCATTGCCGTGATGCACGATTGCCACTGCTTTGCTGTTAGGTACAAGAAACAGCCAAGCGTGCATTTTATCTCTGTGACTTTCAATTATCAATTCTTCCGGCTTGATACCAAGAATTGGTTCATGTGCATATGTCATTGTTGGTTGGTAGTCTGGACGGAGAACAACGCTCTGATAAACGGGTGTGTAGAGAAGGCACAGGAAAACCAGATAGACAAAAACGAGCACGCAAGCCAGTTTTATAAATTCCGACTTTACTGCTCGTTTTGTCATCTTGCCTGCTCTACTTGCTGAATATGAGACTGCCGCGTTTTATTTGTCCGTGAACATCTGCTCTGTAATTGTACTGGGTTGTACCATTAACTGCTGAGTTGTAACTGGAGTATGATTTTACTGGTGGTTTTATATAATCACCGCGGTTGGCTAATCGCGTTGGATATGAAGTCTCAGCTTTGGGTTGCCTCATGAGATTGGCATGAACGCCGGTGTTGTAGCCCGGCTGAAGATTCGGCATCGACATCCGTCGAGAAGGGATGTACGACTGACCAAATCCAGATTCGGGAAGACTTGTTTTCCATGCCGGCGGGGCCGAGGTGCCTGGGCCGTTGCCGATGCGTAATCCACCTGCAGGAATTGAGCTTTCACGGTCCAATCCAGCCGCACCTCTCGCAGCATATCCGGGAGCCGTATCGAGAGGAGCAAGTTGAATTTCAACGTACGGCGAAGAAGTGGGTCTTCGGCGAAGGTCATGTACTTCCATATCGTCATCAACTATTTGCGCTTGTCTTTTACCGTGAAACCAGTCTACTTGTTCAAGTGAATCTTTCCGTATTCTAAA
Proteins encoded in this window:
- a CDS encoding alpha/beta hydrolase, yielding MTKRAVKSEFIKLACVLVFVYLVFLCLLYTPVYQSVVLRPDYQPTMTYAHEPILGIKPEELIIESHRDKMHAWLFLVPNSKAVAIVHHGNAGNLLNRLEIAKAFINAHASVLLYDYRGYGKSTGTASLNSILEDGLTAFDFTKTHIDCPIVINYGESIGSAVATYVDSKCKAQGLILQSGIASLPNVARNGIVLFFLYPDFIWPRPLLNNCDLLAQSETPLLLLHGSKDKLVPITNGDLLFACAHTPDKRFIKLPDCGHNDVGVEDCETYLAAIKAFVDHLSTKP